The following nucleotide sequence is from Bradyrhizobium roseum.
TCGACGATCCCTTGCGCGGGCCGTATCTGCGCTGGATCGCCTATTACGGTTCGTCCTTCGAGCCGGCCCTGATCGATCATTTCATGAAGCGCGAGCCGGCGCCGCAGACGCAATCGCCCTATTCCGACTACGATTCCATGCTCGGCGCATTGGAAGCGCAGCTTGCCAAGGGGCCGTATCTGCTCGGCGAGCGCATGACGGCGGCCGACGTTCTGTGGGGCGTGGCGTTCAGCTGGACGATAATGTTCGGCCTCGTGCCGCGAAAGGACGTATTTACGGCCTATGCCGAGCGCATGACGTCCCGCCCCGCCTTCCAGCGGATCACGGCGGCCGATGCGGAGATGGCGGCGCAGCATGCCGCGGCCGCCGGCGGGTGAGCGGCCACGGATTTCCGATGCCAAGGACCATGCACACGACCAACTATTTCGACACGTTCATCCAGGTCGCGGAGGATTGCCCGGCGCGCACCGGTGAGGAGCCGCTGCCGCGCGCCGGCAATCCGACGGTCGCAGGTTTGCAATACAAGATGATTGCGGATGCGCCGTACAAGTACAC
It contains:
- a CDS encoding glutathione S-transferase family protein, which encodes MISPDRITLYYSPQTRATGARVLLEELGAPYDLHVLNMKAGEQRQPAYLAVNPLGKVPVVRHGNALVSEQVAIFIYLADLFPEAGLTPALDDPLRGPYLRWIAYYGSSFEPALIDHFMKREPAPQTQSPYSDYDSMLGALEAQLAKGPYLLGERMTAADVLWGVAFSWTIMFGLVPRKDVFTAYAERMTSRPAFQRITAADAEMAAQHAAAAGG